ACCATTTTTCAGACACTTCTTTTTTTCCAgtctgttttaatttcataaattatttgtaaattgaaagaattgttttttattgttattttgatttgaaataattaaatgttaacTCGATTGATTGATAGGACCGGTTCGAAGAATTGAGTATGGAACGCCTCAGATGCTACATATTTTTAGATTAAAGAGTTGGGTCTCTGGTCACATCAATGTCAATATTCCGAACGCAATAAACTTATCCCTGGTACTTTACATAAACAAATTCAACAACTAtgcacatttattttattcatttatttactttcaagTTTGTATATCAGGAAGCAACTTAGGTCTACATAATCCATAAAATCCATCcataattataaacatatttcgtttacttcaaattaaataaagcaataacaataattacaatttattaaGGTTTATTATTAAGATAATATATATCTCGCGCGcgtttcatttttttgttcgTAATTAAATGCAATTATAACAAAATACTGATATAtccaatataaataatttatttaaaaaaataatattacataattcatattatctaatattgttttgtaaataaGAACCAAAGATTAATAATGAGCATGAATTGAAGTGACACATGATGCAGTATAAGTAAGTAGGCAGACTGTAATGGTTTGGTCTCTCTTATCCCAtcctacctacctacctacctacctacctacaGTAGGCTACCTGGCCTGCGTCTACCTGACTACTTGCATACCATGGAAACTTACATAGCCTACTTACATATGGCCTACCATGGACACTTACATACCTGGTCTACTACCATGGACCATGGATTAAGTAATATTCCTTAATCCATGCATAGACACTTACATACCTGGCCTACTTGCATACCATGGACACTTACATACCTGGCCTGCTTATCTACCTGACCTACCTCAAGCCTATAAAACGAGAGACCATTACATAGCCAACACAAATAGTATTAGTGAAttaaagaaagttaatgttaaaagtaaattaatgaAATGATTTGAATAACATAATAACATTCATTGATTTAAACATATTTAGCATGTAcggtacagtattttattataattgcaGAACTGAACTGAAGCCTTCTTGGTTCCTCTTCTGACGCTCTTCTTCTGACTTCTGACGATCCTCTTTCTGACTTCTGACGCTCCTCTTTCTGACGCTCCTCTTTCTGACTTCTGACGCTCCTCTTTCTGACTTCTGACGCTCCTCTTTCCGACTTCTGACGCTCCTCTTTCCGACTTCTGACGCTCCTCTTTCCGACTTCTGACGCTCCTCTTTCCGACTTCTGACGCTCCTCTTTCCGACTTCTGACGCTCCTCTTTCCGACTTCTGACGCTCCTCTTTCCGACTTCTGACGCTCCTCTTCTGACTTCTGACGCTCCTCTTCTGACTTCTGACGCTCCTCTTCTGACTTCCGACGCTCCTCTTCTGGCTTCCGACGCTCTCCTCTTCTGACTTCCGACGCTCCTCTTCTGACTTTTGACGCTCCTCCTCTGCTTCTACTTCTGACGCTTCTCTTCTGACGCTCCTCTTCTGACTTCTGATGCTCCTCTTCTGACGACCCTCTCCTAACACTCATCTAAAAGGTTGGTCTGTTTCTTGCAATTCAAATGCTGGCTGATCCGATCCCATCCGATTTCCTTCTCTGTACGTCGAAATTGTATTATATGgtcaatatacaacaacaaatcTGCAACTATACCGTTTTTACTCCAGTTAACATTGGACGTCTCTTAACAACGCTGAAAAAGTTTAGTAGCGACGTGCTGATCTCGTGGTAGCAAATTCGCCAAAGGTGGTTTCAGTTTTGTGGTAGCTTGTCTACGGCCAATCTCTATCTCAAAAACCAGAAACCTGAGCAGATATAAAGTAAGTAAAACTATCTTGAGTTGTGTAGACTTCTTGCATAAATCAAAAGTCATTAATGATTataaattgaacaatttgccTTGTTTCTTACTATACCTTACTACCATTGGACGTCTCTCTACAACGTTGTGCAAGTTTGGAAGCGACGTGTGACTCTCGGTAGCCAATTCGTCAACATGTGGTAGCTTGTCACAGTCTTCATCTCGAAATCCAAAACctgattaaaatatattgaaagtGAAACAATCTTGAGTTGTGTAGAGTTCTTTCGCAAATTAAAAGTCatattaatgtatataaattGTACTTATTTTCCTTACTGTAATTCCTTACTATACCGTTTTTCCTGCTAACATTGGACGTCTCTCAGCAGCGCTGAAAAAGTTTGGTAGCGATGTGGTTTCAGTTCTTGGTAGCTTGCCAAGGTCACCATATCCAAAACCATAAACCTGGGCAGATATAAATAAGTAAAACTATCTTCTGTTGTGTATATTTCTTGTGCATAATCAAAAGTTTTATgaatgattaatattattaaaactaatttaCCTTACTATACAGTTTTATTCTCGTTTTGGACGTTGTAAAATCAACATTCCACCCGTATCACACCAATTCCGTCTCTAGGTAACTAGGACGGATAGTACGACAGCCAACATAATTCGTCAAAGTTGGCTCCACCTCTTTGGTAGCTTGTCTACTTACATCTCCGTCCAAGAATCTGCAGTAACCCCCAGCAGGGGATTACCCCCTTTTGGAGGTTAAAACACGTCAGATGCATATGGTACCGACCAAATAACAGGGGCATACTTACCACCTGTGCACTTACCTTGCTTGGTAGTTTTACCATAAAATAGTGCTACAGTGTGCGTTGGTGAATACGGTTAATTTTTGTCACACATACCTCACATTCACCGTAACAACATAGATcttacaaacaatattattataccaTTTAATGAATTAGCTTTGAGTAAGGACGAACTACATTGAAGCAAACCCTGTTGCCAAAATAATCTCTTTGTAAAAGTGTACCTAGTATTAACTTCCGATATTTGTGTAGGCGCGccttaatattttaaatacggGCCACATGCAAACGGCGGAATACTTTATAATGATGTTGACATCTGGTCATCAATCTGTAAAGGATAAAATAGATCATGGTTAAATAACGTTTAGAACGTTAATCACACAAAACCATTACCTATACTTGggtataaaaacattttgttgagATCCTCAGAgagaattatatttttctcgACGGATCGGTTTATTATAATTTTCGTGAAAGCGCTTGCGTGAAATGGGGTTTCTTATTATTGGTATGTGTGAATAAGGCAGTGGAATTTGCATAAACAGCCAAGTGCATGTTAGTCATTACCGTAGAAGACAAGATCTAACACACGTAATTCCTTTCAGCAACAGGTAGAAAATGTAAAGAAGTTAAAATCCtcagcctcagctgtctgaagttGTTAATATATAGTACGGTATATTGTATTATGCTTGCTATAAAAATCAGCTTTTACCGTACCAACAGTGTTATACTTACCTACTGCGAAACCCGTTCAATCGGGAATATTCTCATCTTTGTCGCGAAAACAGGAATAACCACGCAGCATACTGCTGCGATTAAGCGGACGCAATTATTGAGTCACCATTTCAAACAATGCTATTGGATGATTGATTAATACATGCAAATAATTTGCGTACATTTGTAAGTTTATGCATTAATTGTATAAAAGAAGTTAGTTGTTTAGGTAAAGTGTTATAAATGTACTACTTCTAATTGCTTTGCTTTTATAATTTAGTGTAGGCATATGCGTGATGCTGTTAGCCATCATTGGTACCGATCTGGTTACCAATCATGTTGACACCAGTCTACCACGATGAGGTAGCATCTCCGACTTCAGACTggaaattttgtttttcttcccattggccaaattaatttttaaatgataaaaataaatgagaaGAAgtattgaaattttttttaaattatgttttttaggTTTTAATTTAGGAGAAATCCTATTAATTATTCTTTCATTTGATATCAATTTCTAAAGTATCTATAATTTCAATCACTTACTCAATCTTATTGCATTATTAACTTATTGatataattatctttattttctatatcttCAATTTTtctataattcattttttatcttATTGTATCTTATCCTATTGCATCttattttattctgtttttttattttctttaatctatttttaaaatcttattcTATCTAATCttattgccttttatatatatatatatatatttatatatatatatatatatatat
This is a stretch of genomic DNA from Antedon mediterranea chromosome 3, ecAntMedi1.1, whole genome shotgun sequence. It encodes these proteins:
- the LOC140043513 gene encoding uncharacterized protein; protein product: MSVRRGSSEEEHQKSEEERQKRSVRSRSRGGASKVRRGASEVRRGERRKPEEERRKSEEERQKSEEERQKSEEERQKSERGASEVGKRSVRSRKEERQKSERGASEVGKRSVRSRKEERQKSERGASEVRKRSVRSQKEERQKEERQKSERGSSEVRRRASEEEPRRLQFSSAIIIKYCTVHAKYV